From the genome of Geminocystis herdmanii PCC 6308, one region includes:
- the cbiD gene encoding cobalt-precorrin-5B (C(1))-methyltransferase CbiD, whose amino-acid sequence MTKVITTNFFMSKLSNSGYTLPVFATASAVASLQYLQNSYQENQVIIDLIKPSELATINIEQIAKISDNQALAITRSNPGDNLDLTRDTPIWSIVTLTPHYETKLIIEGGEGIGKITNLDGKSAIYSYAQKLLEKNLLDNLKSPSIVEVKIILPEGKKLAQRTSNSAFGVIEGLSLLGTTGISQPLTSQKQLELYQQELAEKAKKFDNLVFCIGENGLDLAVKLGYNSEQLVKTANWLGSMLVKSSIEQVKSIILLGYHGKLIKLAGNIFHTHHHLADARLEILTAICANFNLPHGIIQQIFTAETTESAYQILLAFDRENKSNYTDQIYQFMANRIANNCEKYILKHSEHFVKISVILFDRNREIIAKGSSE is encoded by the coding sequence ATGACTAAAGTCATCACTACGAACTTTTTTATGTCAAAATTAAGTAATTCAGGTTATACTTTACCCGTTTTTGCTACGGCTTCAGCAGTGGCAAGTTTGCAATATTTACAAAATAGTTATCAAGAAAATCAGGTTATTATCGATTTAATTAAACCGTCAGAATTGGCAACTATTAATATTGAACAAATAGCTAAAATTAGTGATAATCAAGCCTTAGCTATTACCCGTTCAAATCCGGGTGATAATTTAGATTTAACCCGTGATACTCCTATTTGGTCGATCGTAACTTTAACACCACATTACGAAACTAAATTAATTATTGAGGGGGGGGAAGGCATTGGAAAAATTACTAATTTAGATGGAAAATCTGCTATTTATTCCTATGCACAAAAACTATTAGAAAAAAATTTATTAGACAACTTAAAAAGTCCTAGTATTGTGGAAGTAAAAATTATTTTACCCGAAGGAAAAAAACTGGCTCAACGTACTTCTAATTCAGCTTTTGGAGTGATTGAAGGGTTATCTTTATTGGGTACAACAGGAATTTCTCAACCTTTAACCAGTCAAAAACAGTTAGAATTATATCAACAAGAGTTAGCAGAAAAGGCGAAAAAATTTGATAATTTAGTGTTTTGTATCGGGGAAAATGGTTTAGATTTAGCTGTTAAATTAGGTTATAATTCTGAGCAATTAGTAAAGACTGCAAACTGGTTAGGCTCAATGTTAGTAAAGAGTTCGATCGAGCAAGTTAAGTCAATTATATTATTAGGTTATCATGGAAAGTTAATTAAATTAGCAGGAAATATTTTTCATACTCATCATCATTTAGCTGATGCAAGATTAGAAATTTTAACGGCAATTTGTGCTAATTTTAATTTACCTCATGGAATTATTCAACAAATATTTACGGCGGAAACCACAGAATCAGCTTATCAAATTTTACTAGCATTTGACAGAGAAAATAAGAGTAATTATACTGATCAAATTTATCAATTTATGGCGAATAGAATTGCTAATAATTGTGAAAAATATATTTTAAAACATTCTGAACATTTTGTCAAAATATCAGTTATTTTGTTCGATCGAAATCGTGAAATAATTGCTAAAGGAAGTAGTGAATAA